A genomic region of Papaver somniferum cultivar HN1 chromosome 7, ASM357369v1, whole genome shotgun sequence contains the following coding sequences:
- the LOC113294049 gene encoding ent-kaurene oxidase, chloroplastic-like — MGLFMESFNKSNQPKHFLVIPLVITLVIGFVSMITIRKFYLTKRTTVNTNLQTRTYSSPPVVPGLPLIGNLLQLKDKILQHVFANWAEIHGPIYSIKAGATTIVVLNSTDVAKEAMVTKFSSISKQKHTYAMKILTPNSITTSDSNEYHKMARRHLVTHMLGSSAQRRHRAHRDIVIDNVVHRLHAHANENPLDQLPVNFKRILQTEMFGLSLKQAFGKDIESSKYIEGLGETLSRDEIHRVLVLDPLSGAAEMDWGDFLPYMRWVPSNSFKMHIGRIETRRLEVMKTLIEEQLIRISSGEGINCFLDRLLSEGKTLTKTQLTKLVWETLVGSETTVATVEWALYELAKNLKHQDRLYLELQKACGNNKFTEEQYSEVTYLSAVFHETLRRYPPFPLVLPLRYVHEDTQLGGYDILAGSQIALNIYGCNMDKKQWDSPEEWNPERFLDIKYDPMDIYKTMSFGGGKRVCPGSSQGLSIACTAIARCIQEFKWSLKPGRREEDINHTTQKLNPLVTTLTPRDY; from the exons ATGGGGTTGTTCATGGAATCTTTTAATAAATCTAATCAGCCAAAACATTTTCTTGTTATACCTCTAGTCATCACCTTAGTTATAGGTTTTGTTTCTATGATCACCATCCGAAAATTCTATCTCACTAAACGGACAACCGTAAACACAAACTTGCAGACAAGAACTTACTCATCTCCTCCTG TTGTTCCAGGATTGCCGTTAATAGGAAATCTACTGCAGCTAAAAGATAAGATACTCCAGCATGTTTTTGCAAACTGGGCAGAAATCCACGGACCCATTTACTCCATCAAAGCAGGAGCTACTACTATTGTGGTCCTCAATAGCACTGATGTCGCCAAAGAG GCAATGGTGACTAAATTCTCGTCCATTTCAAAGCAAAAGCATACGTACGCGATGAAAATACTTACACCTAACAGTATCACAACAAGCGACTCCAATGAATATCATAAGATGGCAAGACGACATTTAGTCACACACATGTTGGGATCCAGTGCTCAGAGACGACATCGTGCACACAGGGACATCGTGATAGATAATGTAGTGCATCGCTTACACGCCCATGCAAATGAAAATCCTCTTGATCAATTACCTGTAAACTTCAAGCGGATACTCCAAACTGAAATGTTTGGTCTATCTTTGAAACAA GCATTTGGAAAGGATATAGAGTCTTCGAAATACATTGAGGGGCTTGGGGAAACTTTGTCAAGAGATGAGATTCATAGAGTTTTAGTGTTGGATCCTCTGTCGGGAGCAGCTGAGATGGATTGGGGAGACTTTTTACCGTATATGAGATGGGTTCCTAGTAATAGTTTTAAAATGCACATAGGACGGATTGAGACGCGCAGGCTAGAAGTGATGAAAACTCTTATTGAGGAGCAGCTGataaggatttcttctggagAG GGAATAAACTGTTTTCTGGATCGGTTGCTGTCCGAAGGGAAAACTCTTACAAAGACACAACTGACTAAGTTGGTCTGGGAGACACTGGTGGGTTCCGAAACAACTGTAGCCACTGTGGAATGGGCCCTGTATGAACTTGCAAAAAATCTAAAACATCAA GATCGCCTCTACCTTGAACTTCAGAAGGCATGCGGAAACAACAAATTTACAGAGGAGCAATATTCAGAGGTTACATACTTAAGCGCCGTTTTTCATGAAACACTGAGAAGGTATCCCCCATTTCCATTAGTCCTTCCTCTGAGATATGTACATGAAGATACTCAACTAGGAGGGTATGACATTCTTGCTGGTTCTCAG ATTGCCCTCAACATCTACGGTTGCAATATGGATAAGAAACAATGGGATTCACCGGAAGAATGGAACCCCGAGAGATTTCTAGATATTAAGTATGATCCGATGGATATTTACAAGACTATGTCATTTGGAGGAGGAAAGAGAGTTTGTCCAGGATCTTCGCAAGGACTTTCGATTGCTTGCACTGCGATTGCTAGATGTATTCAAGAATTTAAGTGGAGTTTAAAACcaggaagacgggaagaagatATAAACCACACTACTCAAAAGCTCAATCCTTTGGTGACAACCTTAACTCCAAGAGATTATTAA
- the LOC113300499 gene encoding N-methyltransferase 4-like isoform X2: MGGNGGKILERLVKGDIGDEELKKLIRIRFEKILQWGYKPTLQEQLTSNIDFIKSLKEMEMSGDLETMTGETYELPTAFLEAALGSTLKQSACYFEDESMTLDEAEIAAYELNCERAKIVDGQTVLDIGCGQGGLVLHIAQKYKNCHVTGITNSTAQRNYILSQIEKLNLSNVDVILADVTIFDFVTEKKFDRILIIEAIEHMKNIQLFMNKISKWMKDEDSFLFVEHLCHTAFNHHFEDDVSVVDHWLLNGMHMARSQEEWAKKLDKNLEVAKKELQLGLGSEEAANQVITHLKTFFVGGAVQFSFNNGEEWMISQFLYKKK; encoded by the exons ATGGGGGGAAATGGGGGAAAGATATTGGAGAGATTGGTGAAGGGAGATATTGGAGATGAAGAATTAAAGAAGCTCATTAGAATTCGGTTTGAAAAGATTCTGCAATGGGGTTATAAACCCACACTTCAAGAACAACTTACTTCCAATATCGACTTCATAAAAT CCTTAAAAGAGATGGAGATGTCCGGAGATTTAGAGACTATGACTGGTGAGACATATGAACTGCCTACAGCTTTTCTTGAAGCTGCTCTTGGAAGCACCCTCAAACAAAG TGCTTGTTATTTTGAAGACGAATCTATGACGCTAGACGAAGCAGAGATAGCTGCATACGAGTTGAACTGCGAGCGAGCAAAAATTGTAGACGGGCAAACCGTACTTGATATTGGTTGTGGTCAAGGAGGTTTAGTTCTTCATATTGCTCAGAAATATAAGAATTGTCATGTTACTGGAATTACTAATTCCACTGCGCAAAGAAATTACATTTTGTCGCAAATAGA GAAGCTTAACCTATCCAATGTGGACGTTATATTAGCTGATGTTACTATATTCGACTTCGTAACTGAGAAGAAATTTGATCGAATACTAATTATCGAAGCCATTGAG CACATGAAGAACATTCAACTGTTTATGAACAAAATATCAAAGTGGATGAAAGATGAAGATAGCTTTCTTTTTGTGGAACACCTTTGCCACACAGCATTCAATCATCATTTTGAG GATGATGTCTCAGTTGTTGACCATTGGCTGTTGAATGGAATGCATATGGCTCGTTCGCA AGAGGAATGGGCAAAGAAATTAGACAAAAATTTGGAAGTTGCAAAAAAGGAACTACAGCTGGGACTTGGAAGTGAAGAAGCCGCGAACCAAGTAATTACTCATTTAAAGACATTCTTTGTTGGAGGAGCTGTGCAATTCTCATTCAACAATGGAGAAGAATGGATGATTTCACAATTTCTCTATAAGAAAAAGTGA
- the LOC113300499 gene encoding N-methyltransferase 4-like isoform X1 — protein sequence MGGNGGKILERLVKGDIGDEELKKLIRIRFEKILQWGYKPTLQEQLTSNIDFIKSLKEMEMSGDLETMTGETYELPTAFLEAALGSTLKQSACYFEDESMTLDEAEIAAYELNCERAKIVDGQTVLDIGCGQGGLVLHIAQKYKNCHVTGITNSTAQRNYILSQIEKLNLSNVDVILADVTIFDFVTEKKFDRILIIEAIEHMKNIQLFMNKISKWMKDEDSFLFVEHLCHTAFNHHFEALDEDDWYSSYVLPKGSVTILSVTALLYFQDDVSVVDHWLLNGMHMARSQEEWAKKLDKNLEVAKKELQLGLGSEEAANQVITHLKTFFVGGAVQFSFNNGEEWMISQFLYKKK from the exons ATGGGGGGAAATGGGGGAAAGATATTGGAGAGATTGGTGAAGGGAGATATTGGAGATGAAGAATTAAAGAAGCTCATTAGAATTCGGTTTGAAAAGATTCTGCAATGGGGTTATAAACCCACACTTCAAGAACAACTTACTTCCAATATCGACTTCATAAAAT CCTTAAAAGAGATGGAGATGTCCGGAGATTTAGAGACTATGACTGGTGAGACATATGAACTGCCTACAGCTTTTCTTGAAGCTGCTCTTGGAAGCACCCTCAAACAAAG TGCTTGTTATTTTGAAGACGAATCTATGACGCTAGACGAAGCAGAGATAGCTGCATACGAGTTGAACTGCGAGCGAGCAAAAATTGTAGACGGGCAAACCGTACTTGATATTGGTTGTGGTCAAGGAGGTTTAGTTCTTCATATTGCTCAGAAATATAAGAATTGTCATGTTACTGGAATTACTAATTCCACTGCGCAAAGAAATTACATTTTGTCGCAAATAGA GAAGCTTAACCTATCCAATGTGGACGTTATATTAGCTGATGTTACTATATTCGACTTCGTAACTGAGAAGAAATTTGATCGAATACTAATTATCGAAGCCATTGAG CACATGAAGAACATTCAACTGTTTATGAACAAAATATCAAAGTGGATGAAAGATGAAGATAGCTTTCTTTTTGTGGAACACCTTTGCCACACAGCATTCAATCATCATTTTGAG GCGCTCGATGAGGATGATTGGTATAGTAGTTACGTTCTTCCGAAAGGGAGTGTGACAATATTGTCCGTGACGGCTCTTCTATATTTTCAG GATGATGTCTCAGTTGTTGACCATTGGCTGTTGAATGGAATGCATATGGCTCGTTCGCA AGAGGAATGGGCAAAGAAATTAGACAAAAATTTGGAAGTTGCAAAAAAGGAACTACAGCTGGGACTTGGAAGTGAAGAAGCCGCGAACCAAGTAATTACTCATTTAAAGACATTCTTTGTTGGAGGAGCTGTGCAATTCTCATTCAACAATGGAGAAGAATGGATGATTTCACAATTTCTCTATAAGAAAAAGTGA